One segment of Pangasianodon hypophthalmus isolate fPanHyp1 chromosome 10, fPanHyp1.pri, whole genome shotgun sequence DNA contains the following:
- the phyhipla gene encoding LOW QUALITY PROTEIN: phytanoyl-CoA 2-hydroxylase interacting protein-like a (The sequence of the model RefSeq protein was modified relative to this genomic sequence to represent the inferred CDS: deleted 1 base in 1 codon) has product MAVPGPLSPREGTVAKNLSLESLQLCERDGKAEESGVVEMELPVPVNIRISNITCDSFKICWDMDPRTKEKITHYFIDLNKKENKNSNKFKHKDVPTKLVAKAVPLPMTVRGHWFLSPRTEYTVAVQTASKQSDGDYAVSEWSDIVEFCTADYSPVHLTQLLQKAEVIAGRMLPFSVFYRNQNQEYFDYCSNVQGGRMLPSVKDNSGSHGSPLSGKLEGIFFSCNTEFNTGEPPQDSPYGRYRFRISAEELFGPDTRLYFGDFYCMYTAYHYVILVLAPRGSPGDTYCSERLPELDATNNRFLTRVCGEDGRVEFRHAQDVILEIIYTEPVELTRGTVAQISGHQLMSLSTVNAKKDPSCKTCNISVGR; this is encoded by the exons gtaaggCAGAGGAGAGCGGCGTGGTGGAGATGGAGCTTCCCGTACCCGTGAACATTCGGATCAGCAACATCACCTGCGACTCCTTTAAGATCTGCTGGGACATGGACCCTCGCACCAAAGAGAAGATCACACACTACTTCATCGACCTGAACAAGAAGGAGAACAAGAACTCCAACAAGTTCAAACACAAG GACGTGCCCACTAAACTGGTTGCCAAGGCCGTGCCGTTGCCGATGACCGTGCGAGGCCATTGGTTCCTGAGCCCGAGAACCGAGTACACGGTCGCCGTGCAAACCGCGTCCAAGCAGAGCGATGGAGACTACGCCGTGTCTGAATGGAGCGATATTGTGGAGTTCTGCACTGCAG attacTCCCCTGTGCATCTGACTCAGCTGCTCCAGAAGGCTGAGGTCATCGCTGGCAGGATGCTCCCCTTCTCCGTCTTCTACCGCAATCAGAACCAAGAGTACTTCGACTACTGCAG tAATGTGCAAGGAGGCCGAATGCTCCCCTCGGTGAAGGACAACAGCGGAAGTCACGGCTCTCCGCTTAGCGGCAAGCTGGAGGGCATCTTCTTCAGCTGCAACACGGAGTTTAACACAGGTGAGCCACCGCAGGACTCTCCGTACGGCCGCTAC CGCTTCCGGATCAGCGCCGAGGAGCTGTTTGGGCCCGACACGCGCCTCTACTTCGGCGACTTTTACTGCATGTACACGGCGTACCACTACGTGATCCTGGTTCTGGCGCCGCGCGGCTCGCCCGGAGACACCTACTGCAGCGAGAGGCTGCCCGAGCTGGACGCCACCAACAACCGCTTCCTGACCCGCGTGTGCGGTGAAGACGGGCGCGTCGAGTTCCGCCACGCCCAGGACGTCATCCTGGAGATCATCTACACGGAGCCTGTAGAGCTGACCCGCGGCACCGTGGCCCAGATCAGCGGCCATCAGCTCATGAGTCTGTCCACCGTCAACGCCAAGAAGGACCCGAGCTGCAAGACGTGCAACATTAGCGTGGGACGCTAA
- the LOC113545020 gene encoding protein FAM13A isoform X1: protein MGTSASISLCRGAASVKVLKRRIRVEPEQPTQDPDTRAVFGVSLQRLRDAGRLQHGVPLVLKNMVEFLEKYGLQQSGVFRVCGSAPRCRTLRVCLDRDECVDLERVDVPTVAALLKLYLRELPSGLIPHTHSTRMQQALMDSKDGTELVEALKETLHHLPDDNYNILSYLLHFLSRVAAHSQWNHMTSENLATVFGPCIFRVPEGPRMLEEQAMCNTLTLHLLEKHTHLIPNTHTSYTAHTHSCNSSHTHTTHTTHSRKSMLSPPHLTDISRLRQEQSYTSERVCDVKMGVAKEISALPPTAADTHPLSKSDRFISKLDTVDIDERRGSEERGTEAEKKEKAGHTESRPEQEPCLMKKDQSCLTRSHMSLAPERRTPDSSHTDGETHSDTSDETHRKTRHQRLENRDTHSQKDMQSNTSCTHSLSGDTQTESQSSYSEPGSTHTHSNNTHTEARMSQSKHVASDYSCTHTQSPDTHTTRLMEEDINSASSHCIRAPPSPSVHCPISNQAQTLSTGQDSASCAPSSQSRVVRKDDANCSHEMSISQLRQRVQKLKRAIGSLEESFQNIHNYKAALNDKMAHREGVKLMTDLSKARKQLKELRSRQCVHTSEKSKAQKLSVCPHKPAVEETVNTLTQRLKEKRLELNLPQRIQDMSHAQLALEKITLQKCLLYYESLHGRPSSKEERSVMKELYDRYHVVKQAFYSSNTQTSTTRGSEECVHVNLVPGEEDANPVFITQMVTQATDSTNDTHLVHRVEVLRQLKQTRMEKRQLRTLLKEYEKNFLIKNGRSAQREDRLVMAEEYDRYNALKDRLRLLKGMLGKKHNLKAARDRIAI from the exons ATGGGAACAAGCGCCTCCATATCACTGTGT CGAGGTGCGGCGTCGGTGAAGGTGCTGAAACGGCGCATTCGTGTGGAACCCGAGCAGCCGACTCAGGACCCGGACACCCGGGCTGTATTCGGAGTGTCTCTGCAGCGTCTGAGAGACGCTGGGCGGCTACAGCATGGAGTCCCTCTGGTGCTCAAGAACATGGTGGAGTTTTTGGAGAAATATG GTCTGCAGCAGAGTGgagtgttcagggtgtgtggcTCTGCACCACGCTGCAGGACATTGCGTGTGTGTCTGGACCGCGATGAGTGTGTGGATCTGGAGAGGGTGGACGTGCCAACGGTTGCCGCTCTGCTCAAGCTGTATCTCCGAGAACTGCCCAGTGGactcataccacacacacacagcacacgcATGCAGCAGGCACTCATGG ACTCTAAAGATGGAACAGAGCTGGTTGAGGCGCTGAAGGAAACCCTGCATCATCTCCCTGATGACAATTACAACATCCTGTCTTACcttcttcacttcctgtctcgAGTCGCTGCCCACAGTCAGTGGAATCACATGACCTCCGAGAACTTGGCCACAGTGTTCGGACCGTGCATTTTCCG CGTCCCTGAGGGCCCGAGGATGCTGGAGGAGCAGGCCATGTGCAACACCCTTACGCTGCATCTgctggagaaacacacacatctgatcccaaacacacacaccagctacacagctcacacacattcatgcaacagcagccatacacacaccacacacaccacacacagcagGAAATCCATGTTGTCTCCCCCTCATCTTACTGACATATCACGACTACGGCAG GAGCAGTCTTATACCTCTGAGAGGGTGTGTGATGTCAAGATGGGTGTGGCTAAAGAAATTAGTGCCCTCCCACCAACTGCAGCTGATACACACCCACTCTCCAAAAG TGACAGGTTCATCTCAAAACTCGACACAGTGGACATagatgagaggagaggaagCGAGGAGAGAGGGACTGAGgcagagaaaaaggagaaagcaGGACATACAGAGAGTCGTCCTGAACAGGA acCATGCCTAATGAAGAAGGATCAGTCCTgcctcacacgctcacacatg agcCTTGCTCCGGAGCGCCGCACGCCAGACAGCAGCCACACAGACGGCGAGACACACTCCGATACCAGTGACGAGACGCATCGCAAAACCAGACACCAGAGACTCGagaacagagacacacacagccagaagGACATGCAGTCTAACACGAGCTGCACACACTCTCTGAGTGGTGATACACAAACTGAGAGCCAAAGCTCATACTCTGAGCCtgggagcacacacacacacagcaacaacacacacactgaggccaGGATGTCACAGAGCAAGCATGTAGCCTCAGATTAtagctgcacacacactcagagtcctgacacacacactaccaggCTGATGGAGGAGGACATCAACTCAGCATCTAGCCACTGCATCAGGG CCCCTCCCAGTCCCTCTGTTCACTGTCCAATCTCAAACCAGGCTCAGACTCTAAGCACTGGACAAGACTCCGCCTCCTGTGCACCCTCCAGCCAATCACGTGTCGT CAGGAAGGATGATGCAAACTGTTCCCATGAGATGTCGATCTCTCAGTTGCGTCAGCGTGTTCAGAAGCTCAAGCGAGCAATCGGGAGCCTTGAGGAATCCTTCCAGAATATCCACAActacaag gcTGCTCTCAATGATAAAATGGCTCATCGTGAAGGGGTGAAGTTAATGACGGACCTCAGCAAAGCACGCAAGCAGCTGAAAG AGTTGAGATCAAGACAGTGTGTGCACACTTCAGAAAAGTCTAAAGCCCagaagctcagtgtgtgtccaCACAAACCCGCGGTGGAGGAGACGGTGAACACGTTAACTCAGCGGCTTAAAGAGAAACGACTGGAACTGAACCTGCCACAGCGCATTCag gATATGTCTCACGCTCAGTTAGCTCTGGAGAAGATAACGCTGCAGAAGTGTCTTCTTTACTACGAGAGTCTTCACGGCAGGCCG AGTTCTAAAGAAGAGAGGAGTGTGATGAAAGAGCTATATGACCGATACCATGTGGTGAAGCAGGCCTTCtacagctcaaacacacagaccagtaccact agaGGCTCAGAAGAGTGTGTCCATGTGAATCTTGTGCCAGGAGAAGAGGACGCTAATCCTGTCTTCATCACCCAGATGGTCACGCAAGCAACAGATTCCACAAATGATACACACTTAgttcacag ggtgGAGGTGTTGAGGCAGCTGAAACAGACAAGGATGGAGAAAAGGCAACTGAGAACACTTCTCAAAGAGTACGAGAAGAACTTTCTCATAAAGAATGGCAG gagtgCACAGAGAGAGGACCGTCTCGTAATGGCGGAGGAATACGACCGCTACAATGCTCTGAAGGACAGACTGAGGCTGCTGAAAGGGatgctgggaaaaaaacacaacctcaAAGCAGCCAGAGACAGAATCGCCATCTGA
- the LOC113545020 gene encoding protein FAM13A isoform X4, giving the protein MLVCLFNPGFNRVKTSYFLNTARLAPTFVAQQYDVCDETHTSLQNPVPEGPRMLEEQAMCNTLTLHLLEKHTHLIPNTHTSYTAHTHSCNSSHTHTTHTTHSRKSMLSPPHLTDISRLRQEQSYTSERVCDVKMGVAKEISALPPTAADTHPLSKSDRFISKLDTVDIDERRGSEERGTEAEKKEKAGHTESRPEQEPCLMKKDQSCLTRSHMSLAPERRTPDSSHTDGETHSDTSDETHRKTRHQRLENRDTHSQKDMQSNTSCTHSLSGDTQTESQSSYSEPGSTHTHSNNTHTEARMSQSKHVASDYSCTHTQSPDTHTTRLMEEDINSASSHCIRAPPSPSVHCPISNQAQTLSTGQDSASCAPSSQSRVVRKDDANCSHEMSISQLRQRVQKLKRAIGSLEESFQNIHNYKAALNDKMAHREGVKLMTDLSKARKQLKELRSRQCVHTSEKSKAQKLSVCPHKPAVEETVNTLTQRLKEKRLELNLPQRIQDMSHAQLALEKITLQKCLLYYESLHGRPSSKEERSVMKELYDRYHVVKQAFYSSNTQTSTTRGSEECVHVNLVPGEEDANPVFITQMVTQATDSTNDTHLVHRVEVLRQLKQTRMEKRQLRTLLKEYEKNFLIKNGRSAQREDRLVMAEEYDRYNALKDRLRLLKGMLGKKHNLKAARDRIAI; this is encoded by the exons atgctagTCTGTCTGTTTAACCCTGGTTTTAATAGGGTGAAGACTAGTTATTTTCTGAATACAGCACGACTTGCTCCCACCTTTGTTGCTCAACAGTATGACGTGTGTGAtgaaacacacacctctttacAAAACCC CGTCCCTGAGGGCCCGAGGATGCTGGAGGAGCAGGCCATGTGCAACACCCTTACGCTGCATCTgctggagaaacacacacatctgatcccaaacacacacaccagctacacagctcacacacattcatgcaacagcagccatacacacaccacacacaccacacacagcagGAAATCCATGTTGTCTCCCCCTCATCTTACTGACATATCACGACTACGGCAG GAGCAGTCTTATACCTCTGAGAGGGTGTGTGATGTCAAGATGGGTGTGGCTAAAGAAATTAGTGCCCTCCCACCAACTGCAGCTGATACACACCCACTCTCCAAAAG TGACAGGTTCATCTCAAAACTCGACACAGTGGACATagatgagaggagaggaagCGAGGAGAGAGGGACTGAGgcagagaaaaaggagaaagcaGGACATACAGAGAGTCGTCCTGAACAGGA acCATGCCTAATGAAGAAGGATCAGTCCTgcctcacacgctcacacatg agcCTTGCTCCGGAGCGCCGCACGCCAGACAGCAGCCACACAGACGGCGAGACACACTCCGATACCAGTGACGAGACGCATCGCAAAACCAGACACCAGAGACTCGagaacagagacacacacagccagaagGACATGCAGTCTAACACGAGCTGCACACACTCTCTGAGTGGTGATACACAAACTGAGAGCCAAAGCTCATACTCTGAGCCtgggagcacacacacacacagcaacaacacacacactgaggccaGGATGTCACAGAGCAAGCATGTAGCCTCAGATTAtagctgcacacacactcagagtcctgacacacacactaccaggCTGATGGAGGAGGACATCAACTCAGCATCTAGCCACTGCATCAGGG CCCCTCCCAGTCCCTCTGTTCACTGTCCAATCTCAAACCAGGCTCAGACTCTAAGCACTGGACAAGACTCCGCCTCCTGTGCACCCTCCAGCCAATCACGTGTCGT CAGGAAGGATGATGCAAACTGTTCCCATGAGATGTCGATCTCTCAGTTGCGTCAGCGTGTTCAGAAGCTCAAGCGAGCAATCGGGAGCCTTGAGGAATCCTTCCAGAATATCCACAActacaag gcTGCTCTCAATGATAAAATGGCTCATCGTGAAGGGGTGAAGTTAATGACGGACCTCAGCAAAGCACGCAAGCAGCTGAAAG AGTTGAGATCAAGACAGTGTGTGCACACTTCAGAAAAGTCTAAAGCCCagaagctcagtgtgtgtccaCACAAACCCGCGGTGGAGGAGACGGTGAACACGTTAACTCAGCGGCTTAAAGAGAAACGACTGGAACTGAACCTGCCACAGCGCATTCag gATATGTCTCACGCTCAGTTAGCTCTGGAGAAGATAACGCTGCAGAAGTGTCTTCTTTACTACGAGAGTCTTCACGGCAGGCCG AGTTCTAAAGAAGAGAGGAGTGTGATGAAAGAGCTATATGACCGATACCATGTGGTGAAGCAGGCCTTCtacagctcaaacacacagaccagtaccact agaGGCTCAGAAGAGTGTGTCCATGTGAATCTTGTGCCAGGAGAAGAGGACGCTAATCCTGTCTTCATCACCCAGATGGTCACGCAAGCAACAGATTCCACAAATGATACACACTTAgttcacag ggtgGAGGTGTTGAGGCAGCTGAAACAGACAAGGATGGAGAAAAGGCAACTGAGAACACTTCTCAAAGAGTACGAGAAGAACTTTCTCATAAAGAATGGCAG gagtgCACAGAGAGAGGACCGTCTCGTAATGGCGGAGGAATACGACCGCTACAATGCTCTGAAGGACAGACTGAGGCTGCTGAAAGGGatgctgggaaaaaaacacaacctcaAAGCAGCCAGAGACAGAATCGCCATCTGA
- the LOC113545020 gene encoding protein FAM13A isoform X3: MGTSASISLCRGAASVKVLKRRIRVEPEQPTQDPDTRAVFGVSLQRLRDAGRLQHGVPLVLKNMVEFLEKYGLQQSGVFRVCGSAPRCRTLRVCLDRDECVDLERVDVPTVAALLKLYLRELPSGLIPHTHSTRMQQALMDSKDGTELVEALKETLHHLPDDNYNILSYLLHFLSRVAAHSQWNHMTSENLATVFGPCIFRVPEGPRMLEEQAMCNTLTLHLLEKHTHLIPNTHTSYTAHTHSCNSSHTHTTHTTHSRKSMLSPPHLTDISRLRQEQSYTSERVCDVKMGVAKEISALPPTAADTHPLSKRFISKLDTVDIDERRGSEERGTEAEKKEKAGHTESRPEQEPCLMKKDQSCLTRSHMSLAPERRTPDSSHTDGETHSDTSDETHRKTRHQRLENRDTHSQKDMQSNTSCTHSLSGDTQTESQSSYSEPGSTHTHSNNTHTEARMSQSKHVASDYSCTHTQSPDTHTTRLMEEDINSASSHCIRAPPSPSVHCPISNQAQTLSTGQDSASCAPSSQSRVVRKDDANCSHEMSISQLRQRVQKLKRAIGSLEESFQNIHNYKAALNDKMAHREGVKLMTDLSKARKQLKELRSRQCVHTSEKSKAQKLSVCPHKPAVEETVNTLTQRLKEKRLELNLPQRIQDMSHAQLALEKITLQKCLLYYESLHGRPSSKEERSVMKELYDRYHVVKQAFYSSNTQTSTTRGSEECVHVNLVPGEEDANPVFITQMVTQATDSTNDTHLVHRVEVLRQLKQTRMEKRQLRTLLKEYEKNFLIKNGRSAQREDRLVMAEEYDRYNALKDRLRLLKGMLGKKHNLKAARDRIAI, from the exons ATGGGAACAAGCGCCTCCATATCACTGTGT CGAGGTGCGGCGTCGGTGAAGGTGCTGAAACGGCGCATTCGTGTGGAACCCGAGCAGCCGACTCAGGACCCGGACACCCGGGCTGTATTCGGAGTGTCTCTGCAGCGTCTGAGAGACGCTGGGCGGCTACAGCATGGAGTCCCTCTGGTGCTCAAGAACATGGTGGAGTTTTTGGAGAAATATG GTCTGCAGCAGAGTGgagtgttcagggtgtgtggcTCTGCACCACGCTGCAGGACATTGCGTGTGTGTCTGGACCGCGATGAGTGTGTGGATCTGGAGAGGGTGGACGTGCCAACGGTTGCCGCTCTGCTCAAGCTGTATCTCCGAGAACTGCCCAGTGGactcataccacacacacacagcacacgcATGCAGCAGGCACTCATGG ACTCTAAAGATGGAACAGAGCTGGTTGAGGCGCTGAAGGAAACCCTGCATCATCTCCCTGATGACAATTACAACATCCTGTCTTACcttcttcacttcctgtctcgAGTCGCTGCCCACAGTCAGTGGAATCACATGACCTCCGAGAACTTGGCCACAGTGTTCGGACCGTGCATTTTCCG CGTCCCTGAGGGCCCGAGGATGCTGGAGGAGCAGGCCATGTGCAACACCCTTACGCTGCATCTgctggagaaacacacacatctgatcccaaacacacacaccagctacacagctcacacacattcatgcaacagcagccatacacacaccacacacaccacacacagcagGAAATCCATGTTGTCTCCCCCTCATCTTACTGACATATCACGACTACGGCAG GAGCAGTCTTATACCTCTGAGAGGGTGTGTGATGTCAAGATGGGTGTGGCTAAAGAAATTAGTGCCCTCCCACCAACTGCAGCTGATACACACCCACTCTCCAAAAG GTTCATCTCAAAACTCGACACAGTGGACATagatgagaggagaggaagCGAGGAGAGAGGGACTGAGgcagagaaaaaggagaaagcaGGACATACAGAGAGTCGTCCTGAACAGGA acCATGCCTAATGAAGAAGGATCAGTCCTgcctcacacgctcacacatg agcCTTGCTCCGGAGCGCCGCACGCCAGACAGCAGCCACACAGACGGCGAGACACACTCCGATACCAGTGACGAGACGCATCGCAAAACCAGACACCAGAGACTCGagaacagagacacacacagccagaagGACATGCAGTCTAACACGAGCTGCACACACTCTCTGAGTGGTGATACACAAACTGAGAGCCAAAGCTCATACTCTGAGCCtgggagcacacacacacacagcaacaacacacacactgaggccaGGATGTCACAGAGCAAGCATGTAGCCTCAGATTAtagctgcacacacactcagagtcctgacacacacactaccaggCTGATGGAGGAGGACATCAACTCAGCATCTAGCCACTGCATCAGGG CCCCTCCCAGTCCCTCTGTTCACTGTCCAATCTCAAACCAGGCTCAGACTCTAAGCACTGGACAAGACTCCGCCTCCTGTGCACCCTCCAGCCAATCACGTGTCGT CAGGAAGGATGATGCAAACTGTTCCCATGAGATGTCGATCTCTCAGTTGCGTCAGCGTGTTCAGAAGCTCAAGCGAGCAATCGGGAGCCTTGAGGAATCCTTCCAGAATATCCACAActacaag gcTGCTCTCAATGATAAAATGGCTCATCGTGAAGGGGTGAAGTTAATGACGGACCTCAGCAAAGCACGCAAGCAGCTGAAAG AGTTGAGATCAAGACAGTGTGTGCACACTTCAGAAAAGTCTAAAGCCCagaagctcagtgtgtgtccaCACAAACCCGCGGTGGAGGAGACGGTGAACACGTTAACTCAGCGGCTTAAAGAGAAACGACTGGAACTGAACCTGCCACAGCGCATTCag gATATGTCTCACGCTCAGTTAGCTCTGGAGAAGATAACGCTGCAGAAGTGTCTTCTTTACTACGAGAGTCTTCACGGCAGGCCG AGTTCTAAAGAAGAGAGGAGTGTGATGAAAGAGCTATATGACCGATACCATGTGGTGAAGCAGGCCTTCtacagctcaaacacacagaccagtaccact agaGGCTCAGAAGAGTGTGTCCATGTGAATCTTGTGCCAGGAGAAGAGGACGCTAATCCTGTCTTCATCACCCAGATGGTCACGCAAGCAACAGATTCCACAAATGATACACACTTAgttcacag ggtgGAGGTGTTGAGGCAGCTGAAACAGACAAGGATGGAGAAAAGGCAACTGAGAACACTTCTCAAAGAGTACGAGAAGAACTTTCTCATAAAGAATGGCAG gagtgCACAGAGAGAGGACCGTCTCGTAATGGCGGAGGAATACGACCGCTACAATGCTCTGAAGGACAGACTGAGGCTGCTGAAAGGGatgctgggaaaaaaacacaacctcaAAGCAGCCAGAGACAGAATCGCCATCTGA
- the LOC113545020 gene encoding protein FAM13A isoform X2 has protein sequence MGTSASISLCRGAASVKVLKRRIRVEPEQPTQDPDTRAVFGVSLQRLRDAGRLQHGVPLVLKNMVEFLEKYGLQQSGVFRVCGSAPRCRTLRVCLDRDECVDLERVDVPTVAALLKLYLRELPSGLIPHTHSTRMQQALMDSKDGTELVEALKETLHHLPDDNYNILSYLLHFLSRVAAHSQWNHMTSENLATVFGPCIFRVPEGPRMLEEQAMCNTLTLHLLEKHTHLIPNTHTSYTAHTHSCNSSHTHTTHTTHSRKSMLSPPHLTDISRLRQEQSYTSERVCDVKMGVAKEISALPPTAADTHPLSKSDRFISKLDTVDIDERRGSEERGTEAEKKEKAGHTESRPEQEPCLMKKDQSCLTRSHMSLAPERRTPDSSHTDGETHSDTSDETHRKTRHQRLENRDTHSQKDMQSNTSCTHSLSGDTQTESQSSYSEPGSTHTHSNNTHTEARMSQSKHVASDYSCTHTQSPDTHTTRLMEEDINSASSHCIRAPPSPSVHCPISNQAQTLSTGQDSASCAPSSQSRVVKDDANCSHEMSISQLRQRVQKLKRAIGSLEESFQNIHNYKAALNDKMAHREGVKLMTDLSKARKQLKELRSRQCVHTSEKSKAQKLSVCPHKPAVEETVNTLTQRLKEKRLELNLPQRIQDMSHAQLALEKITLQKCLLYYESLHGRPSSKEERSVMKELYDRYHVVKQAFYSSNTQTSTTRGSEECVHVNLVPGEEDANPVFITQMVTQATDSTNDTHLVHRVEVLRQLKQTRMEKRQLRTLLKEYEKNFLIKNGRSAQREDRLVMAEEYDRYNALKDRLRLLKGMLGKKHNLKAARDRIAI, from the exons ATGGGAACAAGCGCCTCCATATCACTGTGT CGAGGTGCGGCGTCGGTGAAGGTGCTGAAACGGCGCATTCGTGTGGAACCCGAGCAGCCGACTCAGGACCCGGACACCCGGGCTGTATTCGGAGTGTCTCTGCAGCGTCTGAGAGACGCTGGGCGGCTACAGCATGGAGTCCCTCTGGTGCTCAAGAACATGGTGGAGTTTTTGGAGAAATATG GTCTGCAGCAGAGTGgagtgttcagggtgtgtggcTCTGCACCACGCTGCAGGACATTGCGTGTGTGTCTGGACCGCGATGAGTGTGTGGATCTGGAGAGGGTGGACGTGCCAACGGTTGCCGCTCTGCTCAAGCTGTATCTCCGAGAACTGCCCAGTGGactcataccacacacacacagcacacgcATGCAGCAGGCACTCATGG ACTCTAAAGATGGAACAGAGCTGGTTGAGGCGCTGAAGGAAACCCTGCATCATCTCCCTGATGACAATTACAACATCCTGTCTTACcttcttcacttcctgtctcgAGTCGCTGCCCACAGTCAGTGGAATCACATGACCTCCGAGAACTTGGCCACAGTGTTCGGACCGTGCATTTTCCG CGTCCCTGAGGGCCCGAGGATGCTGGAGGAGCAGGCCATGTGCAACACCCTTACGCTGCATCTgctggagaaacacacacatctgatcccaaacacacacaccagctacacagctcacacacattcatgcaacagcagccatacacacaccacacacaccacacacagcagGAAATCCATGTTGTCTCCCCCTCATCTTACTGACATATCACGACTACGGCAG GAGCAGTCTTATACCTCTGAGAGGGTGTGTGATGTCAAGATGGGTGTGGCTAAAGAAATTAGTGCCCTCCCACCAACTGCAGCTGATACACACCCACTCTCCAAAAG TGACAGGTTCATCTCAAAACTCGACACAGTGGACATagatgagaggagaggaagCGAGGAGAGAGGGACTGAGgcagagaaaaaggagaaagcaGGACATACAGAGAGTCGTCCTGAACAGGA acCATGCCTAATGAAGAAGGATCAGTCCTgcctcacacgctcacacatg agcCTTGCTCCGGAGCGCCGCACGCCAGACAGCAGCCACACAGACGGCGAGACACACTCCGATACCAGTGACGAGACGCATCGCAAAACCAGACACCAGAGACTCGagaacagagacacacacagccagaagGACATGCAGTCTAACACGAGCTGCACACACTCTCTGAGTGGTGATACACAAACTGAGAGCCAAAGCTCATACTCTGAGCCtgggagcacacacacacacagcaacaacacacacactgaggccaGGATGTCACAGAGCAAGCATGTAGCCTCAGATTAtagctgcacacacactcagagtcctgacacacacactaccaggCTGATGGAGGAGGACATCAACTCAGCATCTAGCCACTGCATCAGGG CCCCTCCCAGTCCCTCTGTTCACTGTCCAATCTCAAACCAGGCTCAGACTCTAAGCACTGGACAAGACTCCGCCTCCTGTGCACCCTCCAGCCAATCACGTGTCGT GAAGGATGATGCAAACTGTTCCCATGAGATGTCGATCTCTCAGTTGCGTCAGCGTGTTCAGAAGCTCAAGCGAGCAATCGGGAGCCTTGAGGAATCCTTCCAGAATATCCACAActacaag gcTGCTCTCAATGATAAAATGGCTCATCGTGAAGGGGTGAAGTTAATGACGGACCTCAGCAAAGCACGCAAGCAGCTGAAAG AGTTGAGATCAAGACAGTGTGTGCACACTTCAGAAAAGTCTAAAGCCCagaagctcagtgtgtgtccaCACAAACCCGCGGTGGAGGAGACGGTGAACACGTTAACTCAGCGGCTTAAAGAGAAACGACTGGAACTGAACCTGCCACAGCGCATTCag gATATGTCTCACGCTCAGTTAGCTCTGGAGAAGATAACGCTGCAGAAGTGTCTTCTTTACTACGAGAGTCTTCACGGCAGGCCG AGTTCTAAAGAAGAGAGGAGTGTGATGAAAGAGCTATATGACCGATACCATGTGGTGAAGCAGGCCTTCtacagctcaaacacacagaccagtaccact agaGGCTCAGAAGAGTGTGTCCATGTGAATCTTGTGCCAGGAGAAGAGGACGCTAATCCTGTCTTCATCACCCAGATGGTCACGCAAGCAACAGATTCCACAAATGATACACACTTAgttcacag ggtgGAGGTGTTGAGGCAGCTGAAACAGACAAGGATGGAGAAAAGGCAACTGAGAACACTTCTCAAAGAGTACGAGAAGAACTTTCTCATAAAGAATGGCAG gagtgCACAGAGAGAGGACCGTCTCGTAATGGCGGAGGAATACGACCGCTACAATGCTCTGAAGGACAGACTGAGGCTGCTGAAAGGGatgctgggaaaaaaacacaacctcaAAGCAGCCAGAGACAGAATCGCCATCTGA